The Oncorhynchus masou masou isolate Uvic2021 chromosome 6, UVic_Omas_1.1, whole genome shotgun sequence genome has a window encoding:
- the LOC135541429 gene encoding keratin, type II cytoskeletal 8-like isoform X2: MGGGTTIRKSFTSQSLTAPGSTRMSSGSVRHSGAGFGGGMGMGGGNGFSSSSSAGGYGGGLGAGFGGGMGGGFHGATITAVTSNQSLLAPLNLAIDPNIQVVRTHEKEQIKTLNNRFASFIDKVRFLEQQNKMLETKWSLLQDQTTTRSNIDAMFEAYISNLRRQLDGLGNEKMKLEGELKNMQGLVEDFKNKYEDEINKRASLENEFVLLKKDVDGAYMNKVELEAKVDALQDEINFLRAVYEAELRELQGQIKDTSVVVEMDNSRNLDMDSIVAEVRAQYEDIANRSRAEAETWYKQKYEEMQSSAGQYGEDLRSTKTEIAELNRMIARLQNEIESVKGQRANLEAQIAEAEERGELAVKDAKLRIRDLEDALQRAKQDMARQVREYQELMNVKLALDIEIATYRKLLEGEESRISSGGASATIHVQQSSDYSSAGSGRFGYGGGSSSYGSGGGATITKSMTSTSSSRRF, translated from the exons ATGGGCGGCGGCACCACCATTCGCAAGAGTTTCACCAGCCAGTCCTTGACTGCTCCCGGATCCACCCGAATGAGCAGCGGGTCTGTCCGCCATTCTGGCGCCGGGTTCGGTGGTGGCATGGGTATGGGCGGAGGCAATGgcttcagcagcagcagcagcgcaggTGGCTATGGTGGTGGTCTCGGCGCTGGCTTTGGTGGTGGTATGGGTGGCGGATTCCATGGCGCCACCATCACAGCTGTCACAAGCAACCAGAGCCTGCTGGCACCACTGAACCTGGCGATCGACCCCAACATCCAGGTTGTCCGCACCCATGAGAAGGAGCAGATCAAGACCCTCAACAACCGCTTTGCCTCCTTCATCGATAAG GTGCGTTTCTTGGAGCAGCAGAACAAGATGCTGGAGACCAAGTGGAGCCTCCTGCAGGACCAGACCACCACCCGCTCCAACATCGACGCCATGTTCGAGGCCTACATCTCCAACCTGCGCAGACAGCTGGACGGCCTGGGCAATGAGAAGATGAAGCTGGAGGGGGAGCTGAAGAACATGCAGGGTCTGGTTGAGGACTTCAAGAACAA GTATGAAGATGAAATCAACAAGCGCGCCTCATTAGAGAACGAGTTTGTCCTGCTGAAGAAG gatGTTGACGGTGCTTACATGAACAAGGTGGAGCTGGAGGCCAAGGTTGACGCTCTACAGGATGAGATCAACTTCCTCAGGGCCGTCTACGAGGCG GAGCTGCGTGAGCTGCAGGGCCAGATCAAGGACACCTCTGTGGTGGTAGAGATGGACAACAGCCGTAACCTGGACATGGACTCCATTGTTGCTGAAGTGCGCGCCCAGTACGAGGACATCGCCAACCGCAGCAGAGCAGAGGCCGAGACCTGGTACAAGCAGAAG TATGAAGAGATGCAGAGCTCTGCTGGACAGTATGGTGAAGACCTCCGCTCAACCAAGACTGAGATCGCCGAGCTGAACCGCATGATCGCTCGTCTCCAGAACGAGATTGAGTCCGTCAAGGGTCAG CGGGCCAACCTTGAGGCTCAGATCGCTGAGGCAGAGGAACGCGGTGAGCTGGCAGTGAAGGACGCCAAGCTCCGAATCAGGGACTTGGAGGATGCTCTCCAGAGAGCCAAGCAGGACATGGCCCGCCAGGTGCGCGAGTACCAGGAGCTGATGAATGTCAAGCTGGCCCTGGACATTGAGATTGCCACTTACAGGAAGctgctggagggagaggagagcag AATATCCTCGGGTGGTGCATCTGCAACAATCCATGTGCAGCAGAGCTCTG ACTACTCCAGCGCAGGCTCAGGTAGATTCGGCTATGGCGGCGGCAGCAGCAGCTACGGCAGCGGCGGTGGTGCCACAATCACCAAGTCCATGACATCCACCAGCTCCAGCAGGCGTTTCTAG
- the LOC135541429 gene encoding keratin, type II cytoskeletal 8-like isoform X1, which yields MGGGTTIRKSFTSQSLTAPGSTRMSSGSVRHSGAGFGGGMGMGGGNGFSSSSSAGGYGGGLGAGFGGGMGGGFHGATITAVTSNQSLLAPLNLAIDPNIQVVRTHEKEQIKTLNNRFASFIDKVRFLEQQNKMLETKWSLLQDQTTTRSNIDAMFEAYISNLRRQLDGLGNEKMKLEGELKNMQGLVEDFKNKYEDEINKRASLENEFVLLKKDVDGAYMNKVELEAKVDALQDEINFLRAVYEAELRELQGQIKDTSVVVEMDNSRNLDMDSIVAEVRAQYEDIANRSRAEAETWYKQKYEEMQSSAGQYGEDLRSTKTEIAELNRMIARLQNEIESVKGQRANLEAQIAEAEERGELAVKDAKLRIRDLEDALQRAKQDMARQVREYQELMNVKLALDIEIATYRKLLEGEESRISSGGASATIHVQQSSGGNYSSAGSGRFGYGGGSSSYGSGGGATITKSMTSTSSSRRF from the exons ATGGGCGGCGGCACCACCATTCGCAAGAGTTTCACCAGCCAGTCCTTGACTGCTCCCGGATCCACCCGAATGAGCAGCGGGTCTGTCCGCCATTCTGGCGCCGGGTTCGGTGGTGGCATGGGTATGGGCGGAGGCAATGgcttcagcagcagcagcagcgcaggTGGCTATGGTGGTGGTCTCGGCGCTGGCTTTGGTGGTGGTATGGGTGGCGGATTCCATGGCGCCACCATCACAGCTGTCACAAGCAACCAGAGCCTGCTGGCACCACTGAACCTGGCGATCGACCCCAACATCCAGGTTGTCCGCACCCATGAGAAGGAGCAGATCAAGACCCTCAACAACCGCTTTGCCTCCTTCATCGATAAG GTGCGTTTCTTGGAGCAGCAGAACAAGATGCTGGAGACCAAGTGGAGCCTCCTGCAGGACCAGACCACCACCCGCTCCAACATCGACGCCATGTTCGAGGCCTACATCTCCAACCTGCGCAGACAGCTGGACGGCCTGGGCAATGAGAAGATGAAGCTGGAGGGGGAGCTGAAGAACATGCAGGGTCTGGTTGAGGACTTCAAGAACAA GTATGAAGATGAAATCAACAAGCGCGCCTCATTAGAGAACGAGTTTGTCCTGCTGAAGAAG gatGTTGACGGTGCTTACATGAACAAGGTGGAGCTGGAGGCCAAGGTTGACGCTCTACAGGATGAGATCAACTTCCTCAGGGCCGTCTACGAGGCG GAGCTGCGTGAGCTGCAGGGCCAGATCAAGGACACCTCTGTGGTGGTAGAGATGGACAACAGCCGTAACCTGGACATGGACTCCATTGTTGCTGAAGTGCGCGCCCAGTACGAGGACATCGCCAACCGCAGCAGAGCAGAGGCCGAGACCTGGTACAAGCAGAAG TATGAAGAGATGCAGAGCTCTGCTGGACAGTATGGTGAAGACCTCCGCTCAACCAAGACTGAGATCGCCGAGCTGAACCGCATGATCGCTCGTCTCCAGAACGAGATTGAGTCCGTCAAGGGTCAG CGGGCCAACCTTGAGGCTCAGATCGCTGAGGCAGAGGAACGCGGTGAGCTGGCAGTGAAGGACGCCAAGCTCCGAATCAGGGACTTGGAGGATGCTCTCCAGAGAGCCAAGCAGGACATGGCCCGCCAGGTGCGCGAGTACCAGGAGCTGATGAATGTCAAGCTGGCCCTGGACATTGAGATTGCCACTTACAGGAAGctgctggagggagaggagagcag AATATCCTCGGGTGGTGCATCTGCAACAATCCATGTGCAGCAGAGCTCTGGTGGCA ACTACTCCAGCGCAGGCTCAGGTAGATTCGGCTATGGCGGCGGCAGCAGCAGCTACGGCAGCGGCGGTGGTGCCACAATCACCAAGTCCATGACATCCACCAGCTCCAGCAGGCGTTTCTAG